DNA sequence from the Sinorhizobium alkalisoli genome:
CCGGCCTCCTTGCGCTGGTGGCGACGGTATTGATTGGCGCTTGCTTTGCCGTGCTGCTTTCGGGCGCGATCGAAAGCGATCTTCTCACCGCCCTTGTCGTTCACGGGGTGCCGCTGCATGCCGCCCTCGGCCTCGGTGGTTGGCTCAGCTTCACGGCCATCGGCGTCAGTTACCGTCTGCTGCCGATGTTCATGCTCGCACCCGACAATGTTCGGACGACCACGAAGGTCGCCTGGTGGGCGGGCACCGCCGCGCTGGGGCTGGTTGCGGCCTCGGTCGGGCTTGCCGTCATCGAGCCTTCGGCCATGACTGGCCTGCTCGTGCTAGCGATGCTCCTTACCCTCGGTCTCACCGTTCTTTACGGAGCAGACGCGGTGCGGTTCTATCGCAAGCGCCGGCGCAAGGCCGTGGAACTCAACATCCGAGCAAGCTATGCCGCCTTTGCAGCCCTCATCGCCTCCGTTGCGATGTTCGCGCTCCCTGCCATGCGGGCCGCCGCCGGGGAGGGGGCTGCCGCGCTCGTCTATCTCTTCGTCTTTGGCTGGCTCAGCGGGCTTGGCCTCGCGCAGCTCTACAAGATCGTGCCATTCCTGACCTGGCTCGAATGTTATGGTCCCGTGCTTGGCCGCGTTCCGGTTCCGCGCGTGCAGGATCTCGTCAGCGAAAGGCGCGCACGCCTCTGGTTCTACCTCTATTATGCGGCCGTGAGCGCGGCCACGTTTTCGCTGTTCATGGGCAGCAACCCGTCGTTTCGCATCGCGGCGCTGGCACAGCTCGCCGCAACCATCGCGCTGATCGTGGAATTCGCGCGCGCCCGAAATCTCTCCGCCGTCGCCGCCGCTTCGCGCTTTCCCGTTGGCGTGCCGCGTCCGCATCTCTTTTTGCCCCCGTTTCGTCACAGGAGTGAGCCATGAACCCTGCGTCCGCAAACAGCCCCGCACCAAGGGAACTCGACGTCCGGCCAATTCTCAGGAGCGGCGGCGAACCGTTCCAGGCAATCATGGAGGCGGTGAGCGGGCTGAAGCCCGGGCAGGCACTGCGTTTGCTCGCGCCCTTCCGTCCGCAGCCGCTCTTCAAGGTGATGGCAGGCCGCGGCTTTGCCCATGCAGCGCGGGAGATCGGTGGTGGCGATTGGGAGGTGCTGTTCACGCCGGAAGAGGCGGGCTCTCCGGTCGCGTTCTCCGCCGATGCCGAGGATCCTGAGGTGTGGCCGGACCCGACCGTCAATCTCGATTTGACCGAGCTCGACCCGCCGGAGCCGATGGTCCGCATCCTTTCGGCTGCCGAAAGCATGCAGGCGGGCGAGGTGCTGTTTGCGCTGCTGTCACGCGAACCGCTTTTCCTCTATCCGGAACTTGCAAAACGCGGACATCAGTGGGCCGGCAATTTCGACGAGACACGCACGACATTCCGCATCTTCGTCCGCGTCGGTAAGGTCAAGGCGTGATGGAAGTGGCAACGAACGAAGCGCTCGCCGGCGCGATCCGCGAGGCGCTGCGCATGATCATCGATCCCGAACTCGGGCGCAGCATGATCGATCTCGGCCTGATCTATGACGTGCGCGTCGAGGATGGCGGCATCGCCCATGTGACGATGACGACGACCACGAGAGGCTGTCCCGCCAGCGAATATCTGAAGGAGGCCGTGAGCAACTGCGTCTGGCACGTCCCGGGCGTCGAATATGCAGAAGTCCGGCTGACCTACGAACCGGCCTGGACGCCGGAGATGATGGCGGACTGACCTTGAAGACCCCTCGCCACACGTGGCATGGCTTAGCCTGCCCCACCCGCCTCTGGCGCTCACACGTCGCAGGAAGGTCGAGACGGGCACCAAAGCCCCTCCGACCTGCGGTCGGGAGGGGCCTTTTCCACGAATTGCAGAGCGGCCAAGTCTTCGCTAGCGCAGCACCCGACGCTCGCGCAGGAGCATCGGTCCATATTCGAGGCAGAAGAGCCCGAATGCGGCGATCCAGAGCCCTCCGGAGGCGGCATAGAGCGTGCTGGCGGTTTCCGGGAACGTCTCCGCAAGCGGGCGCAGCAATCCTGCGAGTACGATAGCCGCGAAGGAAGCGACGGTGAGCCGCGAGGCGGTCAGCGGACGTCCCGTATGCCCGCGGCTGGCGCGCGTCATTACTGCGAGCATCATGGAGGCGATGGCGCCGACGGTGAGCACATGCATGACGGAATGTTCCTGGACGTGGCCGGCCGCGCCGAGCGCGATCGCGGCGAAGCCCAAGGCAACGAAGGCGTAGGCGATGTGCAGCACGACGAGTAGCATTTCGGGCCAGGTGGACCAGCCTTTCCAGCGCGCCAGCCGGATCGTGTGCAGCGTTGCTGCGATTAAACCGACGGCGGCCGTGACGGCATGATCCGGAACAAGCGTCCAAAGGGAGAGTGCGGCAATGCCCGAGAGGATGGCAACAGTATCGAAGCGGTTGTAGGGGACCGGGAAGTCGGTGCGCCCGAGTCGGTTCAGCCAATTGCGGGTGAAGCTCGGCAGGATGCGGCCTCCGACGATCGTGATGAGCGCCACATAGGCGGAAATGCCGAGGCGCATCGCTCGATGAAGGTCGTAATCGCTCTCGATGACCGCCACGTGGAAGCAGGCATTGGCGAGCGACAACGCCAGCAGACCGCCGAGCACTTTCAGGTCCTTCCACTTCCGCCCGGCGATCACCTCGCGCGCGCAGATGAAGAGGAGAGTCGGCAGGAAGAGACTGTCGATCGCTGCGGCGGCGGGCAGGCCGATGGTGTCCGGCGAAATGAGGGCGGCGCGTCCGGCGAGCCACAGCGCGAACAGGCCGGCGAGCGGCCACCCGGAAACCGGCAGCCGGCCCGTCCAGTTCGGCACCGCGGTCAACAGGAAGCCCGCAAGCACGGCGGAGGCGAAGCCGAACAGCATCTCATGCGCGTGCCAGGCAGGGGCGCCATAGGTGCCGGCGAGATCGGCACGGCCGGTGAGGGCCGCGATCCACAGGGCCATGGCGATGACGGCCCAAAGCGCCGCGCCGAGAAAGAACGGCCGGAACCCGTAGGAAAAAAGCACCGGCCCGGTGCGGGCAAGGCCCCGCGGCACATGACCTGCGCGCTCGGCCAGTTTCGATCCAGTCATGATTGCACTCCGATGTTTGGTCGGAAACTGGGTAGCGGAGATACCGAGGCGCTTCTTTGATAATTGGCAAATACGCGGCCAGATCGTGCGGACTGCGGCCGTCCATCTGGTCGCTCTCGCTCGCCAAAATGTCGCACCGAGTGCAATCTGTCTGTTTGTTCCACCTCAAAGAGTACCGCACCGACCCTCCTAGGATGAAAACGACCGGGCGATGTTCGTTCCGTTCTTTCAAGGAGAGGTTCGATGACAGAGAAATTTCAAATGACCCGCCGCAGCATGTTGGCCGGCGCCGCGATCGCGGGCGCGCTGACGCCGCTTGTCGGCGCGATGTCCGCCCATGCCGAAGAGGCCGTCCCCTCCGCCCTGCACACGGCCGCGCCCGTCGATCTCGCATCGCTGCCGCGGGTGAAGGTCGATCTGGTCAGGCCGCCCTTCGTTCACGCCCACACGCAAAAGGCCGAGGGTGGGCCGAAGATCGTCGAATTCACGCTGACGATCGAGGAGAAGAAGCTGGTCATCGACGACCAGGGCACCGAGCTCCACGCAATGACCTTCGACGGATCGGTCCCCGGTCCTTTGATGGTGGTCCACCAGGACGACTATGTCGAGGTGACGCTCAACAATCCGGAAACCAACCAGCTGCAGCACAATATCGACTTTCATTCGGCGACTGGCGGGCTCGGCGGCGGTGCGTTGACAGTTGTCAACCCGGGCGAAAGCGCGGTGTTGCGCTTCAAGGCGACGAAGGCGGGCGTCTTCGTATACCATTGCGCACCTCCCGGCATGGTGCCGTGGCACGTCACCTCCGGCATGAACGGCGCGATCATGGTTCTGCCGCGCGAGGGTCTGAGCGACGGCAAGGGCAATGCGCTCACCTATGACAAGGTTTATTACATCGGCGAGCAGGACTTTTATGTCCCTCGCGACGAGAACGGTAACTTCAAGAAATACGAGAGCGCTGGCGATTCCTATGCCGATACGCTCGAAGTGATGCGCACTTTGACCCCGAGCCACATCGTCTTCAACGGTGCGGTCGGCGCCCTCACCGGTGAGAATGCGCTGAAGGCGCAGGTTGGCGACAAGGTGCTGATCGTCCATTCGCAGGCGAACCGCGACACCCGCCCGCATCTGATCGGCGGTCACGGCGACTATGTCTGGGCGACCGGCAAGTTCCGCAACGCCCCGGATGTCGACCAGGAAACCTGGTTCATCCCCGGCGGCACGGCAGGCGCGGCCTTCTACACCTTCGAGCAGCCCGGCATCTATGCCTATGTGAACCATAATCTGATCGAAGCCTTCGAGCTTGGCGCGGCCGCCCATTTCGCCGTCACCGGCGAGTGGAACAACGATTTGATGACCTCGGTCAGGGCGCCTTCGGGCAGCTGAGCCATGAGCGGCCCGGCCGGCGATTTCCGCCGGTCGGGCCGCTGCTTAAGCAGGTTCCGCAAAAGTGGATCGCAAGGAGGCCGTAATGGCCGCGCTTTCAGAAAAGAGTCAGACTGCCGTTTCGCTTGCGCTCCCGTCGGTGCTTTTCCTTCTCCTTGCAGGTCTCCTCGCACGGGAGACGGGGCTTGTCGGCGACACGGCGGCGGGCGCCGCGCTCGACGAACCGCCAATCGTTCTCGTCACGCCGCGGGAATTCAGCTACCGTGTCTCCGGAGAATTCTTCAAGGGCGGCTATGCCGTCGACGGGCCGATGGTTTCGCTTCACATGGATGGCCCTCTCGCGATCATGAAATACCAGGTGACTGCCGCGGATTATGCCCGCTGTGTCGGAGAGGGGGTCTGTCCACCCGCCGAACCGGAACACCCACCCGCCGACCCCGAACGCATGCCCGCAACGGGCATCAGTTACGATGACGCGCAGGCCTATGCTTCCTGGCTGAGCCGGCGGACTGGCGCGGTTTGGGTGCTGCCGACCGATGAGCAACTTGCCTTTGCCGCCGGCAGCCGCTTTCCCGACGATGCGCTCGGCGTCGACGAGGACAGCGACAATCCGGCCGTGCGCTGGCTTGCCGACTATTACCGCGAGACGGCGCGCAAGGCCTCCCGGGTACCCGAGCCGCAACCGCAAGGCGCTTTCGGCGAGAGCGAGTCCGGGCTTGCCGATTTCGCCGGCAATGTCTGGGAGTGGACGACGACCTGCAGCCGCCGGGTCAGCCTCGACCGGTCCGGAGCGGTGGTGAACGACGCCTCATCCTGCGGAATCTACATCGCCACCGGAAAGCACCGCGCCGCGCTCAGCTCCTTCGTCCGCAATCCGAAGGGTGGCGGTTGCGCCGTCGGGGCACCGCCGGACAATGTCGGCTTCCGCCTGGTGAAGGACACGCGCTGGTACGCGCCGCTTCTGCAAAGGCTCAGAGCCAAAGGGTTCAGCGTTTGACGCGTTTGGCAGGCCTCATCGGCTTTTTTCCTTCTTCGCGGCATGCTAGGAGTCCGGCGGCGATGGACGCATGAAGCGCCGCCTGCGAAGGAAGCTGGAATGAAGATCGACCGGAGTGTCGTACGGTCGCTCTCCCTGTTCGACAGGATGAGTGACGGGGATCTGGACAGGCTGCTCGGCCACGCCACATCGCGGCGCGTGGCGCCGGGCGACAGCGTCTTTGAGCAGGGCCAGTCGGCCACTCATTTCTTCCTCCTCCTGCACGGACGGCTGAAGGTCACCCAGGTGACGGAGGACGGGCAGCAGATCATCGTGCGCGTCGTCCATCCGGGCGACCTCTTTGGTTTTGCAAAGGCGCTGCAGCGCTCCGACTATCCGGGCACCGCGATGGCGGTGGCGGAGAGTGTTGCACTCTCCTGGCCGACGGATCTTTGGCCACACTTCGTCGAGCAGAACCCCTTGCTGGCCGTCGGCGCCATGCAGACGATCGGCAAGCGTCTCGAAGAGGCGCACACGCGCATCCGCGAAATGTCGACGCAGGAGGTCGAACGCCGCGTTGCGCATGCCGTGCTGCGGCTGTCGAGCCAGGCGGGGAAGAAGGAGGAGGGCGGCATCCGTATCGATTTTCCTATTTCCCGCCAGGATATCGCCGAGATGACCGGAACCACGCTTCACACTGTCTCGCGCATCCTGAGCGCGTGGGAGGCCAAGGGGCTGGTAGAGGGCGGGCGCCAGAAGCTCATGATCTGCGACCTCGCCGGCCTGACGCAGCTTGCCGAGGCCGGCAAGGATTGACGGCTGAGCCGACCTTGCAGCGCCGCGCGTCATTTCAGACGCGCAAGGGCCGCAGTAACTCTTTGACTCTGCGCGCATCGAGCTTTCTGAAAATCGAGTGTGATTTTCGGGCCAGTGCTTAGCGGTTTTGTTTGACAGGCATCAAAGAGACGGTGCCGTTTCTGGCCTATCTCCTTATCGAACCGGACAGGGTTCCGAAACGTAAGGAGAATTTCAGTGCGCACAACCGTAAAGAGCCTCGCCGTCGCAGCCATCCTCACCGCCCTTGGCGGGACCGCCTTCGCCGCCGATTTCGAGGTCCACATGCTGAACAAGGGCGCCGATGGCGTGATGGTTTTCGAGCCGGCCTTCGTCAAGCTCAACCCCGGCGATACCGTGACTTTCATTCCCACCGACAAGGGGCATAATGTCGAGACGATCAAGGACATGATCCCCGACGGCGCCGAGCCGTTCAAGAGCAAAATGAGCGAGACCTATAAGGTGAGCTTCGACGTGCCGGGCGTCTACGGCGTCAAGTGCACCCCGCATGTGGGCATGGGCATGGTCGGCGTGGTTGTCGTCGGCGATGCCCCCGCCAATGTCGAGAAGGTGAATGCAGTGAAGTTGCCGAAGAAAGCGCGGGAGCGCCTCGACGCAGCCCTTGCCGCAGCCCTGCAGTAAACCGGGACGAACGCCATTTCCTGATCCCGGCGCGGCTGGTCCGCGCCGGGATTACTCGTAGCGCAAGGCCTCCATGGGCGACTTCTGCGCCGCGCGCATGGCCGGGTAGAGGCCGAAGACAAGTCCAACGAGCGCGGAAAAGACAAAGGCGAGGACGACCGGTTCACCGGTCAATTCGACGCGCATCTCGAAATAGGATTCGGCGACGATGGCGCCGGCGAAGCCCGCCGCGGCCCCGGCAATGCCGCCGGCGACCGAAAGGATCGTCGCCTCGGCGAGGAATTGAGCCAGGACCGTCGAGGGCCTCGCGCCGATCGCCATGCGGACGCCGATCTCGCGGGTGCGCTCGGTCACCGAAACGAGCATTATGTTCATGATGCCGATGCCGCCGACGAGGAGCGAGATGGAGGCGATTGCGGCGAGGAGCTGTGTCAGGGCCGCGGATGACTCTTCCTGGAGCCTCGCGCTCTCGGCCACATTGTTGATCCTGAAATCGTCGGCTTGCCCGGGCGTAAGGCGATGCTGAAACCGCAGCACCTCGCGGACTTCGGCTATCGCTTCTTCTATTTGTTGCTCGGTTTCAGCTTTAACGGTGATCATCGATACAGAGCGTGCCTTCGCGGTACTGCGCCCGAAGAGCTGATCGCGCGCCGTGCTCAGGGGGACGAGGCCGACGTCGTCGAGATCGGAGCCGTCCATCGTCTGCCCCTTCCGTGCCAGCAAGCCGATCACCTCCATGGGCAATTGATTAACCCGGATCATCTGACCAATCGGATCGGTCCCGCCGAAGACCTTTTCCGCTGTGGTAGCGCCGAGCACCACGACCTTGGCTCCGGTCGCGACATCCTGATCGTCGATCAGGCGACCAGCAGCCAATTGCCAGTCGCGAGCGACGAGATAGTCCTCGGTGATGCCGTAGACGCCGGACGACCAATTGTCGATCGCCGTCGCCAAGTGCGCGACACCGGCGACGCTCGGAGCCGCCGCGACGATGCCGCTCGCATCGCCCCTGATCGCCGCGGCGTCCTCGTCGGAGAGGGTCGGACGCGTTCCGGCACCGAGCCGGGCGCCCGCCGCATTGGCCGATCCCGGGATGACCATGATGACGCTCGCGCCGAGCTTCTCGATTTCGTCCTTGATAGCCGCCTGCGTTCCCGTACCGACCGCAACCATCACCACGACCGAGGCCACGCCGATAATGATCCCGAGCGTGGTGAGCGCGCTCCTCAGTTGATTGCCGCGCAAAGCCCTCGCGGCGGTACGCAAGATATCCGGCGCTCTCATGGGAAACCCGCCCAGATAGGTGATTTGCTGTCCGGGTGGGGTTCGGCTCGTAGATCCGATGTGATCCGGCCGTCGGTGAGGGTGATCGTACGGCGCATCGTTTCAGCAATGTCGCGGTCGTGGGTGACGATGACAACGGTCGTGCCGGCGGCGTTGACCTCATCAAGAAGAGAAAGTATTTCGCGGCCCGTCATGGTGTCCAATGCGCCGGTCGGCTCGTCCGCGAGGATCAGGTCCGGTTCATTGACGAGCGCCCGCGCAATTGCCACACGCTGCTGCTGCCCGCCGGACAATTGGTTCGGATAGTGCGACATTCGGTCGGTCAGTCCGACGCGCCGAAGCGCGGTGGTGGCCTTCGCGCGCCGAAGGCCGGGCCGTTGCCGGGCATAGGCGAGCGGCAATTCGACGTTTTCCAACGCCGTCAGCCGCGGCAGCAGGTTGAAGTTCTGGAAGACGAAGCCGAAGCGGCGACAGCGCAGCTCCGCGAGCTCCGGCTTCGACATTCTGCCGACCTCTTCCTCCCGCAGGAAGTAGCTGCCACTGCTCGGGGTATCGAGACAGCCCAGAATACCAAGCAGCGTCGACTTTCCGGACCCCGAGGGTCCCATGATCGCGACGGAGTCGCCAGCGACGATCTCGAGGGAGACGTCGCTTAGCGCCTGGACGGGCGCGTCACTCCCGCCGTAGCACCTGCCGATCCGATCGAGGCGGATGAGCGGCATCATTACATCTCGGGCTGGCGGGGCCGGCCGGACACCGCAGCCTGTCCGCCTGCGATCGCCAATCCGGTTATCGCCCTATCGCCCTCCTTGAGCCCATCGCTCGTGATCGCCGTGAACGAGCCGTCGGTTGCACCCGGGCGCACATGAATCGCGACCGGCAGGCCGTCTCGCTCGACGAAGATCCTG
Encoded proteins:
- a CDS encoding ABC transporter permease, which codes for MRAPDILRTAARALRGNQLRSALTTLGIIIGVASVVVMVAVGTGTQAAIKDEIEKLGASVIMVIPGSANAAGARLGAGTRPTLSDEDAAAIRGDASGIVAAAPSVAGVAHLATAIDNWSSGVYGITEDYLVARDWQLAAGRLIDDQDVATGAKVVVLGATTAEKVFGGTDPIGQMIRVNQLPMEVIGLLARKGQTMDGSDLDDVGLVPLSTARDQLFGRSTAKARSVSMITVKAETEQQIEEAIAEVREVLRFQHRLTPGQADDFRINNVAESARLQEESSAALTQLLAAIASISLLVGGIGIMNIMLVSVTERTREIGVRMAIGARPSTVLAQFLAEATILSVAGGIAGAAAGFAGAIVAESYFEMRVELTGEPVVLAFVFSALVGLVFGLYPAMRAAQKSPMEALRYE
- a CDS encoding metal-sulfur cluster assembly factor — translated: MEVATNEALAGAIREALRMIIDPELGRSMIDLGLIYDVRVEDGGIAHVTMTTTTRGCPASEYLKEAVSNCVWHVPGVEYAEVRLTYEPAWTPEMMAD
- a CDS encoding pseudoazurin; protein product: MRTTVKSLAVAAILTALGGTAFAADFEVHMLNKGADGVMVFEPAFVKLNPGDTVTFIPTDKGHNVETIKDMIPDGAEPFKSKMSETYKVSFDVPGVYGVKCTPHVGMGMVGVVVVGDAPANVEKVNAVKLPKKARERLDAALAAALQ
- a CDS encoding SUMF1/EgtB/PvdO family nonheme iron enzyme, which encodes MAALSEKSQTAVSLALPSVLFLLLAGLLARETGLVGDTAAGAALDEPPIVLVTPREFSYRVSGEFFKGGYAVDGPMVSLHMDGPLAIMKYQVTAADYARCVGEGVCPPAEPEHPPADPERMPATGISYDDAQAYASWLSRRTGAVWVLPTDEQLAFAAGSRFPDDALGVDEDSDNPAVRWLADYYRETARKASRVPEPQPQGAFGESESGLADFAGNVWEWTTTCSRRVSLDRSGAVVNDASSCGIYIATGKHRAALSSFVRNPKGGGCAVGAPPDNVGFRLVKDTRWYAPLLQRLRAKGFSV
- a CDS encoding NnrS family protein, which codes for MTGSKLAERAGHVPRGLARTGPVLFSYGFRPFFLGAALWAVIAMALWIAALTGRADLAGTYGAPAWHAHEMLFGFASAVLAGFLLTAVPNWTGRLPVSGWPLAGLFALWLAGRAALISPDTIGLPAAAAIDSLFLPTLLFICAREVIAGRKWKDLKVLGGLLALSLANACFHVAVIESDYDLHRAMRLGISAYVALITIVGGRILPSFTRNWLNRLGRTDFPVPYNRFDTVAILSGIAALSLWTLVPDHAVTAAVGLIAATLHTIRLARWKGWSTWPEMLLVVLHIAYAFVALGFAAIALGAAGHVQEHSVMHVLTVGAIASMMLAVMTRASRGHTGRPLTASRLTVASFAAIVLAGLLRPLAETFPETASTLYAASGGLWIAAFGLFCLEYGPMLLRERRVLR
- the nirK gene encoding copper-containing nitrite reductase, yielding MTEKFQMTRRSMLAGAAIAGALTPLVGAMSAHAEEAVPSALHTAAPVDLASLPRVKVDLVRPPFVHAHTQKAEGGPKIVEFTLTIEEKKLVIDDQGTELHAMTFDGSVPGPLMVVHQDDYVEVTLNNPETNQLQHNIDFHSATGGLGGGALTVVNPGESAVLRFKATKAGVFVYHCAPPGMVPWHVTSGMNGAIMVLPREGLSDGKGNALTYDKVYYIGEQDFYVPRDENGNFKKYESAGDSYADTLEVMRTLTPSHIVFNGAVGALTGENALKAQVGDKVLIVHSQANRDTRPHLIGGHGDYVWATGKFRNAPDVDQETWFIPGGTAGAAFYTFEQPGIYAYVNHNLIEAFELGAAAHFAVTGEWNNDLMTSVRAPSGS
- a CDS encoding DUF2249 domain-containing protein — its product is MNPASANSPAPRELDVRPILRSGGEPFQAIMEAVSGLKPGQALRLLAPFRPQPLFKVMAGRGFAHAAREIGGGDWEVLFTPEEAGSPVAFSADAEDPEVWPDPTVNLDLTELDPPEPMVRILSAAESMQAGEVLFALLSREPLFLYPELAKRGHQWAGNFDETRTTFRIFVRVGKVKA
- a CDS encoding Crp/Fnr family transcriptional regulator; the encoded protein is MKIDRSVVRSLSLFDRMSDGDLDRLLGHATSRRVAPGDSVFEQGQSATHFFLLLHGRLKVTQVTEDGQQIIVRVVHPGDLFGFAKALQRSDYPGTAMAVAESVALSWPTDLWPHFVEQNPLLAVGAMQTIGKRLEEAHTRIREMSTQEVERRVAHAVLRLSSQAGKKEEGGIRIDFPISRQDIAEMTGTTLHTVSRILSAWEAKGLVEGGRQKLMICDLAGLTQLAEAGKD
- a CDS encoding ABC transporter ATP-binding protein, with protein sequence MMPLIRLDRIGRCYGGSDAPVQALSDVSLEIVAGDSVAIMGPSGSGKSTLLGILGCLDTPSSGSYFLREEEVGRMSKPELAELRCRRFGFVFQNFNLLPRLTALENVELPLAYARQRPGLRRAKATTALRRVGLTDRMSHYPNQLSGGQQQRVAIARALVNEPDLILADEPTGALDTMTGREILSLLDEVNAAGTTVVIVTHDRDIAETMRRTITLTDGRITSDLRAEPHPDSKSPIWAGFP